The genomic stretch acaaggtgctttattaatgcaacagagttagtcagtttttcaatgttcgtcgttaGCCCggtcaatctgtccatgaactccctgttggttgtctccgtacgctccagtatttgttttcttttactaTTAAGTTCTCTTGCGCGAAAGCCGACAGCTGTCCggcgttttaagtttttctagtctgtaactacacaaacgcgcacttttacggcgagattcaacaccaaacatgtcgcttgttttcggtagatgtgtcctgcacatacataggaggagattcgctgaaatctccgtttcaatgtggatagagatatttttaaaaatgcacagtgtggatgcctatcatttttacgcaaAACTGGCATCTTCAAAattagtgtggatgtagccttagtttGCTTTCACCCAGGTGGATGGCTCTCTATTAACATTAACAGAAGCTTAAAAAGAACACAATGAACCTCTAATGTATAGGTTAGCAGTAACAGACAGGTCAACAACACCATGTTCTTTGTATTTTGGTCACAATGCTCATCTCATCTATCTTACATATACCGGTACATAGTATTTCACACTGGCATCCTTCCTGTTAATATTTACCTTAATCTACTGTGGAGTATGATTTTCATTTATTGCAATGCGACTGAAACAATATAAATCAAGTGTAAGAAGTTGGTTTAGCATTTTTATGTTAAGCATATTTGAAGTCCCAGCTGGTTGATTCTCTGACCTCAGGCCAATTACTTCTTTCACAAGTATGTCGGGGCTGCCATCACCAGTCCCAAAATGGTTGGTAAAATATAATGAACATTGATTCTAAAGTCATGTGACTCTGAAGAATACCTTGATGTCACTAATTCATCTGAGTTTGGCAGCTACCTATTTGTATATGTGAAGAATACAAATTTTTCCTGTGCCAGAACCGCTATGCAGAAAAAATAGAGATGAAGGAACTAACTCCTTTAAGTAAGAATAACAAACATATAAAATAACAATTCATCAGAAATAAATAGTGTATTTTTATAACCCTCAAACAAATCTTGTAACTTACTCCTCCAATTAGCTGATTGTCCAGCAGCCACAATTCGTCACTGAATTGCAGCATTTCAATCTGGCCCATGCAACACATAGAAAATTCTGTTTGATTTACAGCAGTAGCTTCAGCTGAAGGTTAGTTCCCACATGGGCCAGCTACTACTGTACTGTGCTGCTTAATTAATAGATGTTATTTCAAACCACTTTAGTGGATTGCATAGAGGTTTTGGCGCAGTAAGTTCAGTCTTGCCAATGAATTCAGTGACAGTCATGAAAAATGACCCAGTGCTTTACAATACTTGTAGAAAATTATACAATACTATTTAGAAAGAATCAACAACTTAACTTCCAGAGATGTTGGTTGAGTTTTCAGGGGCTACAGTGAAAGAGGTGGGCAGACAGGTTTCTGTATTTATAATAACACCACATCTCTTCCTTCAGACTCATCCACAAGTGTATATTTTGTTGCCCCTATTATTCTATGAGGAAACCACAAAGAGAACAGTGAGCTATTCATCTGTCATTGTTGGTTGAGGAGAAACACTGTTAGGGCACTAGCTTTCTCACACCTACATGCCTGATGTGCGCAGTGCCAATAACACACCATTCAATCTCAACAACCCACCCACTATCTCAAACATTCTTTCCTTCAACACTCGCTTATCACACTTTCCGCACAAAGCATTGCAGCAAACTGCCAAGGTTTCTTccacagtcccccccccccccccacaccccaggACTTATGCACCCTAGAAGGAAAAGAGCATAGGCACATTTGAGCTACAATGCCCAAGCTTCCCTCCAAGGAATAGAGTTATTTAACTTTGaaactttatttttataaattactattACTTGTAATAGAAGTTACTATTTCTATATTTTCTCAAAACGTAGGAGCTTCTAACTAATGGAAATACCCTCATTACATGAACAGCTTGAGATCAAAAATTTTTTTCCTACGAACTACTTGAGACAATCAAAATGGGTATTAAACATCAGCCTTACCAGTGATGCCCACCTCgctctaataaataaataaagctggATGCTTACCTTCAAATTTTAATATGGAATGATTAATATCTACTAAATCAATGAGTTAAATTTTATATATGATACTTCCCTGAATAACTGAATGCATACACTTGAAACTGCTCTGAAGTATTTGCATGGATTAGGCCTTAAATCATGGTTTATTCCAGTTAGatcacaataaacttgacttaacaccaagaagatgggctactCCTGGGGACAACtggaaagactggcccaggacagcgGACTGCGGTCAGCAGCCCCAGTAGGAGGCAAGAAAAAGCCATTGAAACAgccaaagaaaacaaacaaagAGATGGATGAGGATGATCTTGCTTTCAAACAGAAACAGAAGGAAGAGCAGAAGAAAATGGCAGAGATGAAAGCGAAAGCTGCAGGCAAAGGGCCACTTGGTTCTGGTGGCATTAAAAAATCTGGCAAGAAATAACTGATACATTGGAACATCCAAATTAAACTCGTTGAAGCTGCAGTATCTT from Hemitrygon akajei chromosome 7, sHemAka1.3, whole genome shotgun sequence encodes the following:
- the LOC140729908 gene encoding translation machinery-associated protein 7-like, which codes for MGYSWGQLERLAQDSGLRSAAPVGGKKKPLKQPKKTNKEMDEDDLAFKQKQKEEQKKMAEMKAKAAGKGPLGSGGIKKSGKK